The following proteins come from a genomic window of Mycolicibacterium rufum:
- a CDS encoding PLP-dependent aminotransferase family protein, which produces MVSWANSGTRDLHLELRESIIPGARGAKELLMTALRDAARSGRLPAGTTLPPSRTLAADLGLARNTVADAYAELVAEGWLGSRQGAGTWVLNTARPAVSARPRGARVTPGHDLMPGTPDVSEFPRGQWLTCTRRALSTAPNDALRMRDPRGSIELRSALAAYLARTRGVRTSEESIVICAGVRQAVLLLAHALGGPIAVEAYGLFLFRDALAAAGVTTVPIGVDDKGAVVADLGGLDASAVLLTPAHHNPLGMPMHPSRRMAVIEWSRRTGGFVLDDDYDGEFRFDRQPVGALQALDPDRVAYLGSTSKSLSPALRLGWMVLPDSLVDPVVEAAGGQQFSVDVIGALTLAEFITGGYYDRHIRRMRTRYRRRRDTVVDALAAFRVEVTGLAAGLNLLVRLPDGAEPEVMRRAGEAGIALTGLSIMRHPRAAPDVAERDGIVVGFAAPPEHAFDAAISALCGVLEACGL; this is translated from the coding sequence CGGGTACCCGCGATCTGCACCTCGAGTTGCGTGAGTCGATCATCCCCGGCGCCCGCGGCGCCAAGGAGCTGCTGATGACCGCGCTCCGCGACGCGGCGCGCTCCGGCCGGCTGCCGGCGGGGACGACGCTGCCACCCTCGCGCACGCTCGCGGCCGACCTCGGCCTGGCCCGCAACACGGTCGCCGACGCCTACGCCGAACTCGTCGCCGAGGGCTGGCTGGGCTCCCGGCAGGGTGCAGGCACCTGGGTGCTCAACACCGCCCGGCCCGCGGTGAGCGCCCGTCCGCGCGGGGCGCGGGTCACCCCGGGGCACGACCTCATGCCCGGCACACCCGACGTGTCGGAGTTCCCGCGGGGGCAGTGGCTGACGTGTACACGGCGTGCGCTGTCCACCGCGCCGAACGACGCACTGCGAATGCGCGATCCGCGCGGCAGCATCGAACTGCGTTCCGCGCTGGCCGCATATCTCGCCCGCACCCGCGGGGTCCGCACGTCGGAAGAGTCGATCGTGATCTGCGCCGGGGTGCGCCAGGCGGTCTTGTTGCTCGCGCACGCGCTGGGTGGACCGATCGCCGTCGAGGCGTACGGACTGTTCCTGTTTCGCGATGCGCTCGCCGCGGCGGGGGTGACGACGGTGCCGATCGGCGTGGACGACAAGGGTGCGGTGGTGGCGGACCTCGGCGGCCTCGATGCGTCGGCGGTGCTGCTGACGCCGGCCCATCACAATCCGCTGGGAATGCCGATGCACCCGTCTCGGCGGATGGCTGTCATCGAATGGTCCCGGCGCACAGGCGGATTCGTTCTCGATGACGACTACGACGGCGAGTTCCGCTTCGACCGCCAGCCCGTCGGGGCGCTGCAGGCGCTGGATCCCGACCGCGTGGCGTACCTGGGGTCGACCAGCAAGAGCCTGTCGCCGGCGCTGCGGCTGGGCTGGATGGTGTTGCCCGACAGCCTGGTCGATCCAGTGGTGGAAGCCGCCGGCGGACAACAGTTCTCCGTCGACGTCATCGGCGCGCTCACACTCGCCGAGTTCATCACGGGTGGTTACTACGACCGGCACATCCGTCGGATGAGAACCCGGTACCGGCGCCGGCGGGACACCGTCGTCGACGCGCTGGCGGCGTTCCGCGTCGAGGTGACGGGCCTCGCGGCGGGCCTCAACCTGCTGGTGCGCCTGCCCGACGGGGCCGAACCCGAGGTGATGCGCCGCGCCGGCGAGGCAGGCATCGCGCTGACCGGACTGTCGATCATGCGGCATCCGCGCGCAGCGCCGGACGTCGCCGAACGGGACGGGATCGTCGTCGGCTTCGCCGCACCGCCCGAGCACGCCTTCGACGCGGCGATCTCGGCATTGTGCGGGGTACTGGAGGCCTGCGGGTTGTAG